The sequence ttactttcgtctgtatgtatttttttttatttgtttttgtaaaaaatgattttaatgatAACAACTAAATTATGGTTTTCTTTAGAATCGTGAGGCCATGGAACGTCTGGAAGAGTTGGAAACTTCAAATAATCACCTGCTAAAGCGACTGGACAAACTAAAGAATGCTAAAAGCGCATTACTGAAGGACCTTTGACCGAAATCTATACATGCAACCTCGATCAGAAACAATTATAGCATAGATAAATGCAAACATAATGGCGAAACTTTAGTTGGATGCGAAAACTGTGAGCAATGAAATGGcataaaaatgttcacaaagtGACGGCAGAACAAAGACATCAAATCATAGGAGCTTCTTCAGAAGAAAAGCAAGTCTGAGTAATGAAGTGAGAGTGCTAATGGCACGATGTTAGCAAAATTGTTGCCATTTGACATTCCAACATGAATAGTCAGAAATCATATGTCGCCTAAAATTACCAACATaatcaatttaatatttattaacatacataaataatagtTAAGGGCATAAAGCGTAAAACATATACGCAATATGtactatgtatatgtacatacatatattaggcGCATACTGTCAgtagttaataataaataacccaactaaaatgtcaaaagttttaagtttgcaaaaataataataatactaatttatatcgcaaatttcaattcaatataTGAATAGAAAATATGGAAAGAAAAATATGGTATTCCATTATGACAACATAAACATGACAACTAAATTCGGTAATTTGAAATGCCGGCGCATGGATATTCTCGGAGAATATACTCTAATATAGTACATACATTGGCAAACATACCTATTGCAATCACATGGAACTTCAAACACatgctgaaaaatattaaaccatGCATGTATATAGGCGAACAATCATGACACTGAGATATCCCCTATTTATGATCTTTTAATCTTCATAACgaccaaaaagttaaaaaaagatacTAAACCACAAATGCGAGAAGTTTGGATGCGAGTGCATTATGTTCAAAAGTAAGCTTGTACAATAGaatcatgcatatatatatgtgtattcaTATGGTTAAATCACTtcgcttttcttgtttttgttaatatgcATAAGTGCAAGCTTGAATCATTAATTCGTCGTATAGTCGGAtacaaaagttttcaaaatgatTTAGATTGttagttatttttgtaaaataacttatatatacatacataataaaaataacagtgGACTTTTGACAGcacaatttattttcacttagcATTAGTGCCTACAGGGCACTGCATACATTACTGAGTTGTAGGCagtatttaaaattgttaactcatcaaatgttaaataaaaaatattattatgccCATTATTTATTGCTTAAAATAGAAGAGCTCCTGAAGTCAATGGATTGTTTTGGTAAATATTCCacaattatgtatatgtatgggatatgtaaatatctacatacatattgtacatattcgcatacatatgtacccagCAAATGTTAAAAATCATAATTGAATATCATCATTTGCAATCTCATAAACGATGCTCTcactaatatttttcattagtaAGTGAAAGGCGTTAAagcaaaaatgattttaaattacGTATATCAAATGCGTttgttttaactatttatttgtaTCTGCctacaaaaatatatagaaaaaaaaccatGTTAACACCATATGaagactaaaaaattaaatgtttagagTACTTAAAATTCAAGTATTGCAAAAAGTAATaggaaatttagtttttgaaaagtaatttaatgACAGAAGTGAATAGAAATAAATGTGGGTTGAATCTTGCCAAGACTCATCATGAGTGGGTAGAATTAATGTAACACACAAGAGCCCGGGCAAAtgcatattctttttattacaatatattgcaCTTTGTTGACAGATATTCTTGGCTTTGCCTCATCCATGCTTAGAGTTATGTGCAAAAAGGCGTAAAGAGATTAATTAATATGGTTCTACTTAATTTAATtcgaaaagttgtaaaaaaattattaaaacaatatttaattgacaaataaaactaatttcaatacacatcttaaaaatatactgcaAACCCAACTTTCACTTTACGATCTACGTTAAAGCAATTGCCGTTGACGGTAGGTATTGGTCATTTTAATATTCTAAACTGTTAAAACTTTGTAAGTATATACAGTAgcttctgtttttatgcggtagatacgttccgcaagaaacagcataaaaaaagctaccagttctatagtaaaactatagttacgtttcaaaagtgctaagaaccgcataaatcggaaataatgtaataaaatcgcatacaaattatcccatattattactatagatacgttccatagaccgcatgattctgaaataataaataaatcgcacaaacaaaatattgtatttttgaaaattatatctttatttaagaaacgtcagaatcgaaaaataaatttaagtcagaaatagaatcagacaatacccacatgttgcgcattcgtttagaatttggcgtaaaatccctttcgtcacttgaggaaatgtacacgtctgatctagatggttatgcaggcggttccatacttgtagggttagcatttctgatgtaatctgtgatgagtttttgcttagctggtttagaatcttgttcatatgtacaattcccgataggtcgacatgcattttttaattaaaaaaaacccgcataaaaacagaacctactgtatttacTTGTTTTCTGTGTTTTATATTTCTAAGTCGCACTGCATAATCAACTACATATAATAGATGAAAAACTTGTGAAAAATTATACGACGAGCCAAGCCTATgtaccaaataaaaattttacagctAATACACAAAAGTTAAAACAGCAATGCTTTTATTAAGGTTTATGGGAGCATTTTATATTCCACGGGATCAAATAGTTCGCAATTTTGAAgagcgcatttaaaaaaaaaaagcgaaaacgaAAATGATCTCGCACAAGGCAAAATAAGTTTGTACCGTggaattattcaaaaaatctgttatttttttctcaaatattcttACATTTGTAAAGAGGGCAATAGAAATGTTTCGCTTTTACGGAACGGTTCTAGTCTACCATCATCTTTAGTTACTGTTGgttatgtaaataatttttaggtCAATTGGTTGAAAACTGTAATAATGAAAACAtgttaaaaagagaaaaataagataaaagccCCCTTTGATCTGTCTTACAGAATTATCTtcagatatatattttaaaaaacatttcatcGAAAATACAGGGGGTTGGTATGAAATCATTGAATAActtggaaaaaaaacaaatgatttgtataagtgaggtatttttgtttggtttgtatgttgaagtcgatcggttggtaaatgacaaagttattcagcgtttacataccgacatatgGCATTTCACACGAATTTTTGGTTGAACAGGGCATTGGTATTTAGTGGCCCATCTACACAGAtgagctgaaaagtcccgggcctaacacatataTGGCACTAATTTGATTGCATTCACCTATTTCAGTTCGTACTAATGTTAAAAAGACAGCTGGTAACATTTCGTGATATTCTATtgattagttcgtgagttattgtgctaagagtgactaCTTTTGCAGTTGTGTGACTTagttgacatcgtaaagatattaaaagaaagttttggctttatattgcatgagcctttgactatgagaaagctctgttcaaagtgggtgccgcgtttgctcactttcAAGACAATGACAAAACTGCAAGAATTGAACtccgaattgctcccacatccaccctATTCGCcagactactggctgttcgcagacccaaaaaaaatgttcgccgGAAAGAACCGCATGAAGTGGTTagcgctgaaactgaggcctgttctgaggcaaaagataaatcgttctacaaaagttgtattgaaatgttagagcgacgCTAGAATGATTGTGTTGTTATTGATGGAAATTACATTGACAAATAGagctaattttgaataaaaaaacgtgtttttttttgttaggcccCGAGACTTTTCCGCCCATGTGTTATACACTCATACTTATATAATTATACgagctcctcttatttgtggagtgtgtattgatgtttttccacaagtgGCGGTAcgtacagttttatgccacctccgaaagGTAGTTGTCTTTTATGActagctttttcatgccagatatacactcggaggattgccattgcctatAGAGGAGCGAGCGTTatgagaaaaaactgtttctatcatttgccATTCGGTGTTACATGCCAGAGATTTCGAACCCGGGGACTATCgcatggtagccacgcaccaatccTTCGGTTATGGTTAATGATTAAATacatacagtgagtcaaaagagtattggcacactcgaaaatccaaagttctcagtgctataaattttcttctaatgaaagtttaaaaaaatagaagacggtattttctaaatgtttttatttattacgtatctgaataaaaaaaattcatttcgacttaggtttacaagctcaaccttgaaaggtaaagcaaggcacaaattcacatcaaaaaagtattcacaTCTATATCATGTCTCGAAAAGAGTTGACATTAGAGGAGTGAAAAATTGTTGTACACATGCATAAGGATGGGAAATCATACTCAGAAATCTGGAAAATCATCAGCAGAAGTAAAGCAACAGTGCAAAAGGTAATACAAAGATTTAAAAAGGATCAAAAATAAGCAGAACCGTCATAGGAAGTTGACTGAGAGAGATGAACGCCTTATCAagaaaacaatagaaaaaaatcctTTCGAAAGTGCTCTGAATATAGCTACTGTATTGCAAACATCTCTAAACACCATTGTTTCATCAAATACAGTACGAAGGTCAATCAATATACTTATAGAAATAAAAGGCTCGAATTTGCCAGAACTTATCAACTCAAAGAATTTGACTTCTGGGACAGAGTAACTTTCCCCGACgaattgaaatataatattttcggaTATGATGGGCGACTTAACGTGTGGAGGAAgcgaaatgaagaaataaatccaaaaaatacAATTCAAACGGTCAAGCATGGAGGTGCAGGTGTCATCGTTTAGGGCTTCATGTCGACATCAGGTGTtggcaatctttttttttttcatgaaataatgacaaaagaagtatatttaaaaatccttaaaaaataCTTGTTACAAAGCGCTACAATAATGGGATTGTCTGGTGAATTTTATTTCCGGCATGACGACGATCCCAAACACACAGTGTACATAGTGAAGATGTGACTAATATATAAAGTACCTCATTTGTTATTAACGCCTCAACAGAGCCCAGATATGAACCTTATAGAGCATTTATTGGATAATTTGCACAAACGATTAAGGAAATACTACATAACTTCCAAAAATCAACTTAAAACTTTGATCCAAGTCGAATGGCAAAATATTAATtcggattataaaaaaaactttattcacTCGCTCCCTGACCGACTAAAAGAGAATATTCGATTACGAAGATATTCTAATAGatattaaatgtaatttttctcaaatgTACAGcgtatgtacaaaacaaaaaaatacttttattatgttcGGCAGCAGAATTGTACCTGTAAATTGTAATTGCCCAATATCAGACCATTAACTGGCTCTCACCGAATTTGAGAGTAtcggctgatgggctgacgtaacAGGATTTGTATTTAGAGAAAAAACTgatcttggccacaccttctgaattcttttcaccatgtcgtaacttttttctaatatcccCAACACAATCGTGCTATTGACGTAAACAAGCCGCTATCACATCCcttgttacgtcagcaaattcgttccttcaaaatcgctcaAAGCCGGCTAATGATTGatgtttttatgaattttgtctGGGTCTGTGTGAAAAACCGTGAGATCCATAACGCTAATAAAAGGGCATtcccaaaatacattttttttaattggaagcCTTCAAAGATAATTGTATCCAAATATAACAgaaataaagttctttaaagTTGCGTGCTTCAATATCTCTACAGCtattaaaacaatatataaaCGTTTTTGAAATTTCCTATATAGTTATAGTAAAAGTGGTTGAATACCATATACTTGTAGAATGAGTTTCGATTCTTTGCGTTTTTGCTTACTTTATTGTAAATCCTTCATCAATTCAATGAAAGCTATGcgcatttttaattgaaagttcaatttaatttaaccaGTAGAAAAACATGTTTGCATGTTTATATCAGAAacgagttttaaatattttgagcaaCGTTTTTACTGTATTGGTGAACGGAAAACACAAACATGTTCTAATTTTTGGCTCAATTCGCTCCGCCTAAATTTTAAAATGGCAACACTGACAACAAGTTTACTTGATTCGTGTTTCGCTGTAAAACGGCAGCACTGCTCAAGAGCTTTTATGCTCACTAGCTATGCTGTTCTAACTAATGACAACGTAAAATGATGGCGTATTTCCAGCGCAGAATTTGCAAAACTTTGAGGATGAACTCGAATGCCCTTCAACTGACATTGGGACAAACCGGCTTGGTACTTCTCTGGTGGCGCTTTGCAACGGCTACAATTCCGTTCTCAGTTGTCTCTTTGCGAGTGAACTGAAcagttcttttgatatcttatCCAATTAAAGTGATTAAGCCAattgaaaaaagtgaataatgTCCAAAATCGGTATTAACGGATTCGGTCGCATCGGTCGCCTGGTGCTGCGTGCTGCCGTCGAGAAAGGTGCCCAAGTTGTTGCAGTAAATGATCCCTTCATCGATGTCAACTACATGGTTTACTTGTTCAAATTCGATTCGACTCATGGTCGTTTCAAGGGCACCGTCACCGCTGACAACGGAGCGCTGGTCGTAAATGGACAGAAAATCACCGTGTTCAGCGAACGCGACCCTTCCAACATTAACTGGGCTAGCGCAGGAGCTGAATACGTCGTTGAATCGACTGGCGTCTTCACTACTATCGACAAGGCTTCCGCTCACTTGAAGGGTGGTGCCAAGAAGGTAATTATTTCGGCACCATCTGCCGATGCACCAATGTTCGTGTGCGGTGTAAACTTGGACGCTTACAAGCCCGACATGAAGGTTGTATCTAATGCCTCTTGCACCACCAACTGCTTGGCTCCATTGGCTAAAGTTGTCAATGACAATTTCGAAATCGTTGAGGGTTTGATGACCACTGTGCACGCAACAACTGCCACCCAGAAGACAGTCGACGGCCCCTCAGGCAAACTGTGGCGTGATGGACGTGGTGCCGCTCAAAACATCATTCCTGCTTCAACCGGTGCAGCTAAGGCTGTTGGTAAAGTTATTCCCGAATTGAATGGCAAGCTGACTGGTATGGCTTTCCGTGTCCCCACACCCAATGTCTCAGTCGTTGACTTGACCGTGCGCTTGGGCAAACCAGCTACCTATGAAGAGATTAAGCAAAAGGTAAAGGAAGCCGCGGAAGGCCCAATGAAGGGTATCTTAGACTACACCGATGAGGAAGTAGTGTCTACCGATTTCGTCAGTAGCACACACTCTTCCGTTTTCGACGCCAAGGCTGGTATCCCACTGAATGACAAATTCGTGAAGTTGATCTCATGGTACGATAACGAATATGGCTACTCCAACCGTGTCATCGATCTGATCAAGTACATGCAGACCAAGGATTAATTTGGATAAGGGAACAACGTAAAACAGTAGTGCCCGTatggatttaaaaaattaataactttaaacaAGAGTAGCATTGAATCCAGAAGACGGAACTATAGACAGAAAAGAAACTACAACAATAGGTAGAGAAACTTCACAAAAATTGCTGCTTCAATGAGTACTAttatggaaataaaataatatacatatgtatgtttataaaaaCTTATCATCAAATTATCTAAAGATACAGCTGAAAATGACATAATAAATGACTCGTTAAGTAAAAAGTTAAgaatatgaattttttccttAGGGAAATGATTGTGAAATTGATACTTGTATTACGATAGGGGGAGGAGTTGAAGGAATGGGCGTTGTTTCAATTATAAATCTGAATATATTATCACATTTCACTTGCATTGTTCTGAATATTTTCTTAGCACGTAGTTGATATTATGTAACATTCACTATAAAAGcaaatgtactcgtatatagaTACAGAAAAAACCGACTAGAAAGTGTAGCGGAGAGCAATGAATCTAGAGAAGAATTCATTACACCGACGGTAAAGCTCTTGATAGCGTTATTTCAACGAGAGGAATTCGGTTATTAGACATTAAAATGAGATACCGAAATAATAGAGAAGTTTTGCTGCGACCAGCGCAAACTTTCCCCTACacacaaaaaacaattcaataaaagtaaattaatcTTATTTCGATTCTATTATACTGTTCTAATGTACCTCGTAAAATGATTAAATTGTTGTAATTATTGttgcatatataaaaataaagtgatGAGTTTGGTTACAattgaaatgttaaaatattggattattaaatttagttttacctATCTACACAGGCACggtacacatgcatgcataagcCAATTCCGGTCTTTTGGACAActctccgtttttttttttttatttcgtatttattctTGCCTATAatacatttattaaataaataaatcttcttaaaataataactaatcgtgtaaataattaacaattCAAGTTTATCTCTCAAATAGTGTCGTTCGATCCAACTAAAGATTAAATAAGAAGTTAGTATTAGGAAATTATATATTGGAATATTGGAACTATTCAATCATTTAGTAGTTCTTTGGATGTCTGGCAAACTTAAAATCCGCAGGTATCCATGATATACCGTTCATCCGAGAAACGCAGTGGTTTCGCCACATTGGGAGTTAGAGGGGGAAACTTGAGTCCAAACTATTAATAGAATTTATGGAGTCCTTTGTTGGGGTCGTAAGGAGTTCAATTCACTTGATTTTGCTTGTGTGGAGGATATATGAAAATGAATACAAGTCTCCAGTTCCAGcgcaatgaaaaattaaaagtacaAACTCTGGACTTTAAGCAAATATGTTTTGGTAAATAATTATGTAGATTGTCCGATTTTAGAACGTTATCTTTTTAATGCATATTAAGCTAgtggaaaaatgtataaaaaagctattaaaatatatgtctatATTTATGTAGGAATGTTTCCATTTGCGAaggctatatacatacatatgtacacacatactttgtatatattatatacttacatatttgtacaatattatCAATATTTATATACGTCACAGAAACCGGCACCATTCCTCTAAAAAGTAGGAGGATGCTTATATATGATAACCACGAAAAGGTTACAATCAGAGGTCATTCGATTAGAGCATGTCCAATTTTATAAATGtgtctatatacatacatacatacctgcgTGTTTACATTAAAAGTATATAGAAATCTGAAGCCGCCCTTCTTTTTCAAATGAAAGTGCAAGTAACAgggaaattttcaattaaatgttAAACGCAGTGTGcagatatttacatatgtatgcatgcattcggttaacaaacaaataaataaagttcgCATATACCGGCATGTTGTCACATGGGCTGAAatgcgtatatgtatatatacaaatatctacatacatatcgatatattatatatgtatgtatggtatataaattcattcgtaatatacatatgcgtaAGATATTGTGTGTGAacatactatatatatgtatatccgaAGTGGCATTGAGTTGGTCACACGCTTAGACCAATGTATAcagatatgtatatacttacatacatacacataaatacatacatatgtacataatgctTTTTTTGTGATGTGATGTGCTTCTGTCGCAAGATCAAATAGGTCAAATACACAATGTTAACAGCTTTGTGCAAGTGATACAAACGAATCATCTGCAGCTAGCAGAAACTAgcgttcccatggcagccggttctacgttaccggaatgactctggTTTTTCCCGTTcgcatggcagccggttcttcgttaccggaatgatttgggtttttcccgaccaagggctgccgccccagtaaactactgtctcagtaaactagccctacCTAGTGAACagcatatcaccccaccccttacgtcacaggagcaactccttGCAGCAACCTTGCTCCAAATGCTCCTCAGAGCTGGaattgaatccaaccctgggccagaagtattctattgctgcgtctgccataaacggctccacccaaactccacctcggttaggtgcaataagtgcaacagGTGGAGCCAcgttaagacctgttcaggcctcaAGACCCATAGGGAGTGTTTCACACGGTATGTGgtcacgtgttgctcccgccagcaggcgtctgatgcctccgcAGCTACTACTCCCCCTGATAGGTCGGCACCaacaaccgccaccacaacccacacctccactgtaaggagcctatcggagcaacacaactcccccgaCTTAGCCCATACCCTtccctcctgctccaaccccagtgcggagACAAACCAGCACCTCTTGGTCACCCGGACAGTTCCGTGTATCAGACCGGAATACCTCAGGATCTGGTATCAGtcaaatgcaattcttgcaatggccATTTTCATTTCCCACcatcatcaggccgcaacaactacAGCAGATTGCACAGCAGGCAAAACGTAGGCAACCCCACGCGTCAACCACCCCCTGAGTTACAACGACCTTACCAAGAAGctccaagcttcttcaattcaactgcaacggactcacgagcaaggtcgacgagatagttgactttatgagccgtTACGGTGTCACAATAGCTGCGGTACAGGAAAacaagctgcacgctaggtcctctctgatcaccagggatggctataacgtgcacagacacgatcgcggccgagacaatggtggtcgcctagcgtttatagtccaccacacagtgcagtatcgtctcattgatgaaggcatcgaccgcaggggcagcaccttagaatgtcaaggcatagctgtccggacaggcgattccgagctcgaaatatgtaatgtttacataccccctgtcacctgctgcccggcaggatatctcagaggtgaaaaccgattggttgtaggtgacttcaatgcgcttaacgatctttggcattcaagtctgccaaacgatcgtaggggacagcaattggcagagcaaatagacgattcgaccttcagcactgtgaacgacgacgcccccactagggtagtgggcaattgcagcagctcgcctgatctaacaatagctagcgcgggtctgataaatagtataacgtggcgacctatgctatcgcttgtaTCAGACCACTTgtccattatcgtctcgattgagagacctgccgacttcgtttccggaacccaccggtcctattttaactttaaaaaagctaattgggctgGCTTCACAGAATTCACTGAAGAcacattccgcaaggtgctcacagctgctgcggctcgcttcattcctGCTGAAAGGTTCAAGGACattcgtcctcatttcccaccggcaactggtagatcaacataagcggactaaatgggttgagcacttgaagacctgtaacctcacctctggggtgagtaagctctggttcaccgttaggtccctgtcgaacccgacgaagcacaacgacaaggtggctatcaccttcaacggttgcacttcgtcggacccgaagagatgcgcgagctactttagccgaCTTTTTATACTGCATCTTCCGGCCGACAGAACCAagcgtcgtgctaccagaaggctgtacaaactgacgaacgacagtacGCCACTTGCTTTCTCCGGTGATAAGGTTCAAGGGGCCATCAATAAATCTAaaacatcaaaagccattggccctgacggactaaacgcgctgatgctacagcacctgggaccattgggagtaggatttctcacaaggattttcaatctgtccttggccactctcatcatccctgacaagtggaaagcagggtactgaagacacttgaagccctcctactcccactcttcacgaaacaccccACATCACcacggtttccgacgagtgcatagcaccaccactgcactcaccgccataaacgcccagataaactgcgggcttaaccaaaaccaccccttcgagaggactgtcctagtagcgctggacctgaagaaggctttcgacacagccagccattccacgctactagattatataatatttaccagTCGACAcccccgccagggctgaagaggtggtccgcaaactacctgagcgaTCGTCCCTCGTCAGTGAGATCAagcatcaaagcagaggaagattaagcaaggtgtaaaGTCaaactgtcccttaaggtaaaagtcgacgacacaccaattccgacggtaaacaaccccaaaattgtggatgtaaccttcgacagtttactctccttctcagcgcacacaaccgcaattgccactaaagtccaaaatcgcaacaagatcctcaaatcgcttgccggcagcacttggggcaaatacaaagaactgttgctatcgacatttaaggcacgtcggttctacgtaaccggaacgacgcggatttatatccggccaaggactgtcacttcaacagcattcctcgtatatgcacggggaatgttatgctgctacaacaacaacaacaacatttaaggcaattgatcggccggttctgaactatgctgcgcctgtctggtcgcctgcaACTAgtaacacgcagtggataaatctacagacatgccaaaatactgccattcggacagcgaccggttgcctcctgatgtcccctgttcaacaccttcacaacgacgCCCAAATGCTCCCTGTattggagcataacaaactgctcagcaagcagttcctgctaggaTGTTACCTCAGGTTtccccctgcagacacctgcttgagcctgagccgcctcccaggcacgtcaggagacacctcttagactacgctgacgaaatccaggacaaaactgaccgaaacctactggagtggacagtatttagacagtcaataaacgacattctccgggagaccgttaccaccttcatgaactcccgccctgtgaatgccgtaatcggagtccaaccaccacctatataTAGCAGATTAAGAGcttcagcttccccgtgagactcgtgtaacactggcacaattacgttctggatactgtagcaggttaaactcctacttatccagaatcaaccccgacatac comes from Anastrepha ludens isolate Willacy chromosome 3, idAnaLude1.1, whole genome shotgun sequence and encodes:
- the LOC128858650 gene encoding glyceraldehyde-3-phosphate dehydrogenase 2, coding for MSKIGINGFGRIGRLVLRAAVEKGAQVVAVNDPFIDVNYMVYLFKFDSTHGRFKGTVTADNGALVVNGQKITVFSERDPSNINWASAGAEYVVESTGVFTTIDKASAHLKGGAKKVIISAPSADAPMFVCGVNLDAYKPDMKVVSNASCTTNCLAPLAKVVNDNFEIVEGLMTTVHATTATQKTVDGPSGKLWRDGRGAAQNIIPASTGAAKAVGKVIPELNGKLTGMAFRVPTPNVSVVDLTVRLGKPATYEEIKQKVKEAAEGPMKGILDYTDEEVVSTDFVSSTHSSVFDAKAGIPLNDKFVKLISWYDNEYGYSNRVIDLIKYMQTKD